DNA from Drosophila suzukii chromosome 2R, CBGP_Dsuzu_IsoJpt1.0, whole genome shotgun sequence:
AGAAAGCAAAAGTGGGTAAAAATAGTGCCGGTATTTGTTTGCAAGTGTCTTAAAAAGGTTAGGGGGTTTTCCCAAATATTTCGTTCTTCACTACTTTTTTGATTGATATAAAAGTAATCATATCGAAGTTCGGATCTTAATCTTAATAGCAACCTTTATAAAGATTTTactacaaatattaaaaattagaaaaaataaAGATTTAACACAGATTGTAAACTCATCCTACCCTTTttcagaaacaaaaatttaactaaagacggtatttttaaaataggtGCGCGTTATTCTAGGTATATTCTTCTTAATCCTAATGGGActtttctttaatttcaaatttgtcacaaaaattatttccaaAATCCCTAAGCCATTTGTATCTCCCCATCACTTCACCTTAATTCCTTCTGATTCTGGAATGCCTCCTGCCCGGCGATCCTACCTTGGCGATCTCCAAATCAAAATACCAGCACCTAGACCCCATCGCTACCTTTTTCCCCATCGAGTGATTCATGGAGATGGCAAAGTAATGCGAAATAAAAACTCAACACGGGAAGGAGTTGGATCGCAGATGCCAGGGGAGTAGAACAAATCGCCGTCTTAATTTCGAGTAGATGAAGCTCCATTAAGGTAGCACATAAATAAGTCGGGTAGTCATCCAAGTGTCGTCCTCTGTGGCCGGGGCCATTTAATTTCCGACTAATAATGACAACCATATAAAGTTATTGGTGGCAGGGCCCGAGCAGACATTGTTTGTCGCGTGATAACTTCATTTTCATAGCCCGCCTCGCAAATACGCGGAATACTCGCCCAGCAGGGGATATCCACAGCCGTAGCCatggatgtagatatgtgGATATGTGGATACAAAGCCCATCCTCCGAAATGAGGACCTATATCCTTTTCCGAGAGTGGCGGCCTACACCAGAGACCGGCTCTGTCAGCATATATCAGCATAAGCCTGATTAACTATCGGCCATACGGATGCGTATGTGTGCCAAAACACTTGGTATAGGAGCATATTCTATCCCGAAATGGAATTCCTTAGAAACCTGTAGCTCGGGGGACTCGCTTGGGACTCCAATGTGGTACTGGGGACTCTCTTTTCTGGCCGAGATGGCCCGAATGCGATAGCGAAAATTTATGACTTCATTAAGGTAACAAGCCAATATGCTTTCAACTTCGAACTGGGTTGGGTTATTGGAAACGTTTAAGGAGTTTTATGAGCTCGTTGTTCCCGttcctgttgttgttgttattgctgtTGTAGTCGTTGACCCATTTCAAATGGATTACCCAACATGCATAAATAGTTTAAACGCCTCACTTCCACCGATTCGTATTCGTATTCGAATTCGTGCCTTTGGTTCTGTGGCGAAAAGATTTATGGACTTGTCGTTCAGCTACCTCTGGCCCCAACTCCTCCTTTATCCTGTGGgagacaaaaaaaaattaaccgagtataaagcaaatgagctggAATGGTCATACGGGCTTGAACCCTTTTTATGATTGGCTCGGCAGTTAAATGAACTTATAGCCGCATTTTCAACTGTTTACCAGACGTCTGAATGGGGCTAAAAGGGTTGGGTTTATGGGGTTGAGGTAAGGGAAAACGTGTTAACTTGTTGCATCCAAATCGAATTACCGAGTGCGTTTAGTTGTCTAGTCAACTGCGAAAGAGTGCAGTTGAAATGCCGAGAGTGAGCACCTGTGAAATGGCTAAAGATATCGACTTATCGTAATTGTGCAAAATAAGTTAACTTCAAAATAGAAATATTGCTCGAAGATCAATAACTCTTGCATGTTCGAGTTAAGGAGAATGAGtcataaagtatattttatgagcattaatttttttctattgCCAATAAAACTAGTTCAACTTATGGAGACAACGACTTAGGGAAGTTCAACTGCATTGGAAATGATAAATAAAACGTCCTATTTTGGTCGACCAaagcaataaatatttaagtttaattttcttattggTTGTTCTCTATTTTGTTGGAATTACtttgaaatttattaaaatctgTGTAAAAAACAATGTGTTACAGGACTCTTATTGAACCTTCTGAAATTTCAAAAttcacatttttaaattttttacttACTGCAGGTAATGATTTGGCAACTCATTTCGAAATTCGGTTTGTTTGGCAAAAGCCGAAAACGAAAGAATtcaaatttcaaataaattctTGCACTCAATTAAAATATAGCGCATTTTTTTGGGACCGTAAATCATGCTGAGCCTGCGGCACAACAGGAGTCTCCGAATTATTTGCCGTTTGCGCTGGTGTTGGCTCGCTAAAACCACTTAAAACTGTCAACTTAGCATTGATTAACGAGCTTATGGCATGTTTATTTTGCGATCTTTGTTGCGGACGGCCGGCAGAATGGACtctatatatacacatataagTATATCTCTTTTTTTGGGGCTGTTTTCTTTGCTCGCAATCTGGCCAAGTGCGCGCGGCTGACAAGTCTTTTACGATTCGGGCCTTAGCGTCTAGGCCACATGAGAGACGAGAGACCGCTGACAAAGTCCATTAAAGCCGCGTAAGCCTTCGGTGCACGTTATGTTTTTTAATAGTCCGCGCATTTAGCGACTTAATGATTTTTCGCTGTAAAATTTTAAGCTCGTTTTCTCCGCAAGAAGCTACTACGTTTagtgaaaaagaaaaacattcGTCGTGGGTCTTGCGTTGGGTCACACAGCTGCTGGCGGCCAATCGTTTGAAATTTGTGCGATGCGCGCCAAATTCAGCGCCCTCTGGAGTGTTTTGCACGGAACTATAGCAAAGCTTGACAACGCTCTCGATTTAAAAGCGATAACGTTGTTCCCATCTTTCTTGAACTTTCACGCAACGGCTACACTTCACGAGACCAAAAAAAACCAACTTCATTTTAGTTAATAAATCTAAACAACACTAGTATGGCTTTATTCTGCTGACGGTAAATCGCTAGAATTATGATGGAAGTGCGCCAAATGCAGCGCCCTCTAGTGGTTTTACCCCGAACTACAGCAAAGTCTGGCAACGCTCTCGATTAAAATTCGATAGTATTGTTCTTATCTTTTTTGAAAATTCCCGCAACGGCCACACTACCACGAgaccaaacaaaaacaaactcaCTTtagttaattaatttaaacaaaactaATTATGGCTGTGCTACCACCAGATCCCGTATTCAGCCTGCGATCACCCGACATGGGAGCCGTAAACTCACTCTGCTTTCAGGAAAACGATCGCTTGTTGGCGGGAACTGTGAAAGGCAGTGTTTTCCTTTGGGACTTACAGGTGATAACCTCATATTTACATTACCTATTGATAAGGAACTAAATAAAGTTCTAAAGTGATCGAAGAccagttaaaatatttagtaaAATGCTAGTTTTtagttgtatatttttatgttcttACCTGTCGATCGTTCGAATACATGTTTTATAGTCCGATCTTGATCCAACTGTCTTGTAATATTTATAGCACCATCGCCCTGCCGGTGCCAAAttttttcaaagaaacttaGTGGCAAGAAATGCATTATTTTAGACTTATCATTCTTAAGATAGCTATAgaattaaaatgtaatataaaaAGTTATACATGTGCCAAGGTTGATAAAATAGACCAAATGCTTGCTATTACTTAAAAGCAAGTGAAAGTACATAGGCTTATTATAATTCATAACAGAATCAATCGTTCCTAAAAAAACAACCATAGATCATAATATTtagtttaataattttttagtttcttgtttatttactCTTTTGTACTTGTTATCAGTGACAAGTCATCACCTATATagatataatttataaatattaaatccAATAAGTAACCACTCCTAATTGCTCCCCTTGCAGACCAACCGCTCCGCCCTGCACTTCGAGGTGGGACCCGACCCCATAACCAGCCTGCACCACACCCCCGATCGCCTGGTGACCCAGGAGAAGGGCGGCACCATCACCATGTTCTCCATCGGCGGCAGTAGCTACGTAAAGGAGCGCAGCATTCCAGGCAACCACCTAGGCTTTTGTCGATCTGCCCTGCACACGGGCACCAGCAACACCAACGAGCAGCTACTCTTCTATCCCTGCGATGAATCCTCCATCGGGGTGCTCCATGTGACAGATGCAGCGGCCCCAACCCAGATGCTGGTCCCAGAGGATCCGCAGCTACCCAAACTGGGCAGTGTCACCTGCTTCAAGCCCTTCGAATGCGCCTCGCAGCTGTTCCTCCTAGCTGGCTACGAGTCGGGTCACTTCCTCACCTGGGACATCAGCTCGGGCGTCATTGTGGATGTGCTGGAGCTGGCCCAGGATGCCACGTCCGTTGACTATGATCCGGTTACAAATCGAGGAATTGTGGGTAGTCCAAG
Protein-coding regions in this window:
- the LOC108009972 gene encoding guanine nucleotide-binding protein subunit beta-like protein 1 isoform X1, with translation MAVLPPDPVFSLRSPDMGAVNSLCFQENDRLLAGTVKGSVFLWDLQTNRSALHFEVGPDPITSLHHTPDRLVTQEKGGTITMFSIGGSSYVKERSIPGNHLGFCRSALHTGTSNTNEQLLFYPCDESSIGVLHVTDAAAPTQMLVPEDPQLPKLGSVTCFKPFECASQLFLLAGYESGHFLTWDISSGVIVDVLELAQDATSVDYDPVTNRGIVGSPTDKLISFSYQRPSMQLQKGSELCIKNPGVNCVRIRSDQKVFASGGWDGRIRIFSWKSLRPLAVLTQHKNGGVMDLAYSSQQVAMWRAPIMAAAGMDSQISLWDLYN
- the LOC108009972 gene encoding guanine nucleotide-binding protein subunit beta-like protein 1 isoform X2; translation: MQQLPVHGRRSLKRSVLNSRRVNWKINQSWDFGGAQGECRLEGDEQTNRSALHFEVGPDPITSLHHTPDRLVTQEKGGTITMFSIGGSSYVKERSIPGNHLGFCRSALHTGTSNTNEQLLFYPCDESSIGVLHVTDAAAPTQMLVPEDPQLPKLGSVTCFKPFECASQLFLLAGYESGHFLTWDISSGVIVDVLELAQDATSVDYDPVTNRGIVGSPTDKLISFSYQRPSMQLQKGSELCIKNPGVNCVRIRSDQKVFASGGWDGRIRIFSWKSLRPLAVLTQHKNGGVMDLAYSSQQVAMWRAPIMAAAGMDSQISLWDLYN